The Clostridium chauvoei genome has a window encoding:
- a CDS encoding MarR family winged helix-turn-helix transcriptional regulator, with translation MECKDDAIGKYISEIYRNSCRFFSKEFSKLNLGVGQYIFLIQLYKNDGINQEKLSDLLKIDKANTARAIKRLEEEGYVTRVRCREDKRAYNVFLTEKALNIKEEFFGILKSWEANITEPLTEEEVITVKNILKKITMN, from the coding sequence ATGGAGTGTAAAGATGATGCAATAGGAAAATATATTTCTGAAATATATAGAAACAGTTGTAGATTTTTCTCAAAAGAATTTTCAAAGCTTAATTTAGGGGTAGGACAATATATATTTTTAATTCAGCTTTATAAAAATGATGGAATAAATCAAGAAAAATTATCAGATTTGTTAAAAATAGATAAAGCCAACACAGCAAGAGCTATAAAAAGGTTAGAAGAAGAAGGATATGTTACAAGGGTAAGATGTAGAGAAGATAAGAGAGCATATAATGTTTTTCTTACAGAAAAAGCATTAAATATAAAGGAAGAGTTTTTTGGAATACTAAAATCATGGGAAGCTAATATAACAGAACCATTAACGGAGGAAGAAGTAATAACAGTAAAAAATATACTGAAAAAAATAACTATGAACTAG
- a CDS encoding LacI family DNA-binding transcriptional regulator, protein MATSIKDVAREAGVSIATVSRVLNDIDVVNEDTKKKVLDAIKKLGYRPNIVARSLKTQKTKTIGILVPDISSGFYPEIVRGAEDVANIYDYNVILCNSDFDSEKEKEYLRVLKEKMVDGVIYMSSSLQDEILDIINELDLKTVLVETNDKEGTLPSVTIDNIKATYEATNYLLNKDLKNIAFAGVKKDTMNAWGDRYIGYENALRDKGIKTDEELVFTGNLKVKTGYDAVEKFESLNKKYDAVVCASDEIAMGVINGLREHGKKVPDDVSVIGFNDNAVASVFYPKITTINQPSYDMGSVAMRMLIKLLNKKEIDEAQYVLDYSLVERDSCK, encoded by the coding sequence ATGGCTACTTCTATTAAAGATGTTGCAAGAGAGGCTGGAGTTTCAATTGCCACTGTTTCCAGAGTGTTAAACGATATCGATGTTGTAAATGAAGATACAAAGAAAAAGGTATTAGACGCTATAAAAAAATTAGGTTATAGACCAAATATAGTAGCGAGAAGTTTAAAAACTCAAAAAACAAAAACAATAGGAATATTAGTTCCTGATATCTCAAGTGGTTTTTATCCAGAGATAGTTAGAGGAGCAGAGGATGTTGCTAATATTTATGATTATAATGTAATATTATGTAATTCAGACTTTGACTCAGAAAAGGAAAAAGAATATTTAAGAGTACTTAAAGAAAAGATGGTAGATGGGGTTATCTATATGAGTTCCTCATTACAAGACGAAATACTTGATATAATAAATGAATTAGATTTAAAGACAGTATTAGTTGAGACAAATGATAAAGAGGGAACATTACCAAGTGTAACAATAGATAATATAAAGGCTACTTATGAAGCAACTAATTATTTGCTTAATAAAGACTTAAAAAATATTGCTTTTGCTGGTGTTAAGAAAGACACTATGAATGCTTGGGGCGACAGATACATAGGATATGAGAATGCTCTTAGAGATAAAGGTATAAAAACTGATGAAGAATTAGTATTTACAGGAAATCTTAAAGTTAAAACAGGATATGATGCAGTAGAAAAGTTTGAATCATTAAACAAAAAATACGATGCAGTTGTATGTGCGTCTGATGAAATTGCAATGGGTGTTATTAACGGATTAAGAGAACACGGCAAGAAAGTACCAGACGATGTTAGTGTTATAGGATTTAATGATAATGCAGTAGCTTCAGTATTCTACCCTAAAATAACAACTATAAATCAACCAAGTTATGATATGGGATCAGTAGCTATGAGAATGCTTATAAAGCTACTAAATAAAAAAGAAATAGATGAAGCTCAATATGTTTTAGACTACAGCTTAGTTGAAAGAGATAGCTGTAAATAA
- the ileS gene encoding isoleucine--tRNA ligase gives MYKKVELPKGFVGMEKNVAELWKENNVIKKNFDMNQDGEYFTFYDGPPTANGRPHVGHILTRVMKDIIPRYKVMKGYKVIRKAGWDTHGLPVELEIEKKLGISGKPQIEEYGVEKFVTECKESVFTYVNMWEKMTEQIGYWVDMDDPYVTYHNPYIESVWWALKQMWDKELLYKGHKTMPYCPRCGTGLSSHEVSQGYKDVKDLTAVAKFKVKGEDNKYILAWTTTPWTLPSNVALCINKKYDYIEAKVEDEIYVLAKELAPKVLGEDYEVIREFKGEELLGTEYEQLLPFHTPEGKAFVVIHGDFVTLSDGTGIVHIAPAYGEDDNLVAKKNGLAFINLVDLAGKFTEEVTPWAGKFVKKCDESIVNYLKEQNKLFKSEKHTHSYPHCWRCNTPLLYYPKESWFVAMTTLRDKLLENNNKINWYPDNIRTGRFGNFLENVIDWGISRDRYWGTPLPIWECECGHRECIGSIEELKTKGINVPDDIELHKPYIDNVHLKCEKCGKEMTRTTEVIDCWFDSGSMPFAQLHYPFENKELFDKNFPAQFISEAVDQTRGWFYTLLAISTAIFDRNPFENCIVLGHVLDKKGLKMSKSKGNVVDPFEVLDAQGADATRWHFYTASAPWLPTRFSIDDVAEAQRKFLSTLWNVYSFYVLYADLDKFNPLQYADFESENVMDKWIMSKLNTLIKDVDSNLNSYQITQAALTLEDFTDELSNWYVRRNRARYWSEELTDDKIGAYVTLYRVLTTLIKVAAPFVPFITEEMYQNLVVNLDPKAEESIHLCTWPTVNEKAIDSKLEEEMDLAYTIVKLGRSARNGANIKNRQPLSKILLSTDLLPEYYSHIITDELNIKEALFGADLSQYVNFEIKPNLPVLGRAYGKLIPGIRKEIASRNQMELAQKLQNGGTETINVDGTEIVLDKQSVLVTMQGLDGYAFAGEGSIGVVLDTTITPELRELGHLREIISKIQNMRKEKGFEVADKIKLYVAENDMLMDIIKKYAENIKRETLTQEIIYNGEFDYTDTVINGENLKMTVEVIK, from the coding sequence ATGTACAAAAAGGTTGAATTACCAAAAGGTTTTGTTGGCATGGAAAAGAATGTTGCAGAACTTTGGAAAGAGAATAACGTAATAAAGAAAAACTTTGATATGAATCAAGATGGTGAATATTTCACTTTCTATGATGGTCCTCCAACTGCTAATGGAAGACCTCACGTAGGTCATATATTAACAAGAGTTATGAAGGATATAATCCCAAGATATAAAGTTATGAAGGGATACAAGGTTATAAGAAAAGCTGGATGGGATACACATGGACTTCCAGTTGAGCTTGAAATAGAAAAGAAACTTGGAATTTCAGGAAAACCTCAAATAGAAGAATATGGTGTTGAAAAGTTCGTTACAGAATGTAAGGAAAGTGTATTCACATATGTAAACATGTGGGAAAAAATGACTGAACAAATAGGATATTGGGTAGACATGGATGATCCATATGTAACATATCATAACCCATACATAGAATCAGTATGGTGGGCTTTAAAACAAATGTGGGATAAAGAACTTTTATATAAAGGTCATAAAACTATGCCATATTGTCCTAGATGTGGAACAGGTCTTTCTTCACATGAAGTTTCACAAGGATATAAAGATGTTAAAGATTTAACTGCAGTTGCTAAGTTTAAAGTTAAGGGTGAAGATAACAAGTATATACTTGCATGGACAACAACACCTTGGACATTACCTTCAAATGTAGCGTTATGTATAAATAAAAAATATGATTATATAGAAGCTAAAGTAGAAGATGAAATATATGTTTTAGCAAAAGAATTAGCACCAAAGGTATTAGGTGAAGATTATGAAGTAATCAGAGAATTCAAGGGGGAAGAGCTTCTAGGAACTGAATATGAACAACTACTTCCATTCCATACTCCAGAAGGAAAAGCATTTGTTGTAATTCATGGTGACTTTGTAACTTTATCAGATGGTACAGGTATAGTTCATATAGCGCCTGCATATGGTGAAGATGATAACTTAGTAGCTAAGAAAAATGGTTTAGCTTTCATAAATTTAGTTGATTTAGCAGGTAAATTTACAGAAGAAGTTACTCCTTGGGCTGGTAAGTTCGTTAAAAAGTGTGATGAAAGTATTGTTAACTATTTAAAAGAACAAAATAAGTTATTTAAATCAGAAAAACATACTCACTCATACCCACATTGTTGGAGATGTAACACACCACTTCTTTATTATCCAAAGGAAAGCTGGTTTGTTGCAATGACTACTTTAAGAGATAAGTTATTAGAAAACAACAATAAAATTAATTGGTATCCAGATAACATAAGAACAGGTAGATTCGGTAATTTCCTAGAAAATGTTATTGACTGGGGTATTTCAAGAGATAGATATTGGGGTACACCACTTCCAATTTGGGAATGTGAATGTGGCCACAGAGAATGTATAGGTAGTATTGAAGAGTTAAAAACTAAGGGAATTAATGTTCCAGATGACATAGAGCTACACAAACCTTATATAGATAATGTTCATTTAAAATGTGAAAAGTGTGGAAAGGAAATGACTAGAACAACAGAAGTTATAGACTGTTGGTTTGATTCAGGATCAATGCCATTTGCTCAATTACACTATCCATTTGAAAATAAAGAGTTATTTGATAAGAATTTCCCAGCTCAATTTATATCAGAAGCAGTAGACCAAACTAGAGGATGGTTCTATACATTATTAGCTATTTCAACAGCTATATTTGATAGAAACCCATTTGAAAATTGTATAGTATTAGGTCACGTTCTTGATAAGAAGGGCTTAAAAATGTCAAAATCAAAGGGAAATGTAGTAGATCCATTTGAGGTATTAGATGCACAAGGAGCTGATGCTACAAGATGGCATTTCTATACTGCAAGTGCACCATGGCTTCCTACTAGATTCTCTATAGATGATGTTGCAGAAGCTCAAAGAAAGTTCTTAAGCACATTGTGGAATGTTTATTCATTCTATGTTTTATATGCTGATTTAGATAAATTCAATCCATTACAATATGCAGATTTTGAATCAGAAAACGTAATGGATAAATGGATAATGTCAAAATTAAATACATTAATTAAAGACGTTGATTCAAATTTAAATTCATATCAAATAACTCAAGCTGCTCTTACTTTAGAAGACTTTACAGATGAGTTATCAAATTGGTATGTAAGAAGAAATAGAGCTAGATACTGGTCAGAAGAATTAACAGATGATAAAATAGGCGCTTACGTAACATTATATAGAGTATTAACTACTTTAATTAAAGTTGCAGCTCCATTTGTACCATTTATAACAGAAGAAATGTATCAAAACTTAGTAGTTAATTTAGATCCAAAGGCTGAGGAAAGCATTCACTTATGTACATGGCCAACAGTTAATGAAAAAGCTATAGATAGTAAGTTAGAAGAAGAAATGGATTTAGCTTACACAATAGTTAAATTAGGAAGAAGTGCTAGAAACGGTGCTAATATTAAAAATAGACAGCCGCTTTCAAAGATATTATTATCAACAGATTTACTTCCAGAATATTATTCACATATAATAACTGATGAGCTTAACATAAAAGAGGCTTTATTTGGAGCCGATCTTTCACAATATGTTAACTTTGAAATTAAACCTAATTTACCTGTATTAGGAAGAGCTTATGGTAAGTTAATACCAGGAATAAGAAAAGAAATTGCTTCAAGAAATCAAATGGAATTAGCTCAAAAGCTTCAAAATGGAGGAACTGAAACTATAAATGTTGATGGAACAGAAATAGTTTTAGATAAACAAAGTGTTTTAGTTACAATGCAAGGATTAGATGGATATGCATTTGCTGGTGAAGGTTCAATTGGGGTTGTACTAGATACAACAATAACACCTGAACTGAGAGAATTAGGACATTTAAGAGAGATAATTTCAAAAATCCAAAACATGAGAAAAGAAAAAGGCTTTGAAGTTGCTGATAAAATAAAGCTGTATGTTGCAGAAAATGACATGTTAATGGATATTATTAAAAAATATGCAGAAAATATTAAGAGAGAAACTTTAACTCAAGAAATCATTTATAATGGTGAATTTGATTATACAGATACAGTTATAAATGGTGAGAATTTAAAAATGACTGTTGAAGTTATAAAATAA
- a CDS encoding (2Fe-2S)-binding protein, with translation MENNLNEQVLDKITKVCTCKAIPRSKIKDAIKAGAHTVEEVSKATGACTGGCRGYRCTPTIEKLIEKHLENR, from the coding sequence ATGGAAAATAATTTAAACGAACAAGTCCTTGATAAGATTACAAAAGTTTGTACTTGCAAGGCAATACCAAGATCCAAAATAAAAGATGCAATCAAAGCCGGTGCTCATACCGTAGAGGAAGTATCCAAAGCAACTGGAGCTTGTACCGGCGGATGCAGAGGTTATAGATGTACCCCGACAATTGAAAAGTTAATTGAAAAGCATCTAGAAAACCGCTAA
- a CDS encoding class I SAM-dependent rRNA methyltransferase gives MASKFYLHKGKHKKAENGRPWIYTDEINEYDGEYQNGDIVEVYGPRHNFIGKGYINDQSKITIRIMTRDIDEEINEDFFRKRFKASWDYRKTVIDTSSCRFIFGEADFLPGLTVDKFEDYFVIQISTLGMEQYRDIIVNLLVNEYGAKGIYERSDLKTRELEGLEQRKGFLTAPFDTNVEIIENGVKYIVDLENGQKTGFFLDQKENRAAIHRICKDRDVLDCFTHTGSFALNAGIAGAKSVLGVDVSQHAIDCATKNAELNNLQDTVKFECHNAFDVLPTWSKEGRKFDVVILDPPAFTKSRNSINGAKRGYKEINLRGLRMVKEGGYFITCSCSHYMNEELLRQTIAEAARDAHKTLRQIECRTQSSDHPILWNSDESYYLKFFIFQVV, from the coding sequence ATGGCAAGTAAGTTTTATTTACATAAAGGAAAACATAAAAAGGCTGAAAATGGTCGTCCTTGGATATATACTGATGAGATAAATGAATATGATGGTGAATACCAAAATGGTGATATAGTAGAAGTATATGGACCTAGACATAACTTTATTGGTAAAGGATACATAAATGATCAAAGTAAAATAACAATAAGAATTATGACTAGAGATATAGATGAAGAAATAAATGAAGATTTCTTTAGAAAAAGATTTAAAGCTTCATGGGATTATAGAAAAACAGTTATTGATACATCTTCATGTAGATTTATTTTTGGTGAAGCAGATTTTTTACCTGGTTTAACTGTTGATAAATTTGAAGATTATTTTGTAATTCAAATTTCAACCTTAGGTATGGAACAATATAGAGATATAATAGTTAATCTTTTAGTTAATGAATATGGTGCTAAAGGAATTTATGAAAGAAGCGATTTAAAGACTAGAGAACTTGAAGGATTAGAACAAAGAAAAGGATTCTTAACTGCTCCATTTGATACTAATGTTGAAATCATTGAGAATGGAGTTAAATATATAGTTGATTTAGAAAATGGTCAAAAAACAGGATTTTTCCTAGATCAAAAAGAAAATAGAGCTGCAATCCATAGAATTTGTAAAGATAGAGATGTTTTAGATTGCTTTACACATACAGGTTCCTTTGCATTAAATGCAGGTATAGCTGGTGCAAAGTCAGTTTTAGGAGTTGATGTATCTCAACATGCAATTGATTGTGCTACTAAAAATGCAGAACTTAATAATCTTCAAGATACAGTTAAGTTTGAATGTCACAATGCTTTTGATGTTTTACCAACTTGGTCAAAAGAAGGTAGAAAATTCGATGTTGTTATATTAGATCCACCTGCATTTACTAAATCTAGAAATAGCATTAATGGTGCAAAAAGAGGTTATAAAGAAATTAACCTTAGAGGATTAAGAATGGTTAAGGAAGGTGGTTATTTCATAACTTGTTCATGTTCACACTATATGAATGAAGAGTTATTAAGACAAACTATTGCTGAGGCTGCTCGTGATGCTCATAAAACTTTAAGACAAATAGAATGTAGAACTCAATCATCAGACCATCCAATCTTATGGAATTCAGATGAATCATATTATTTAAAGTTCTTTATATTCCAAGTCGTATAA
- a CDS encoding CAP domain-containing protein, protein MQSLKIIKLIISLGLASTLGLGTICEPFKTSENINKRPEIVEANKGEVKTGECPLKVEEQKQKVQANASNDANKNTELNIYENTEKQVVASQKEVKTDSKENISNENKQYNETLEVNEDNNNNLEVGQNSTVEDQKIETPNINQDDSYIAEIEQMIFEQANQQRQAAGLQPLSYNGTMEHYARAKSKDMGVRGYFDHKNPEGQLMTEQMRADGISYNAWGENIAYISGISGNSNLANQFMTNWMNSSGHRANILSNNFTSIGVGVYKIGNTYYATQEFYR, encoded by the coding sequence ATGCAAAGTTTAAAAATTATAAAGTTAATAATATCATTAGGATTAGCTTCAACATTAGGCTTGGGAACTATATGTGAGCCATTTAAGACAAGTGAAAATATTAATAAAAGACCTGAAATTGTAGAAGCGAATAAAGGTGAGGTTAAGACTGGAGAATGTCCTTTAAAAGTAGAAGAGCAAAAACAAAAGGTACAAGCTAATGCTAGTAATGATGCTAACAAAAATACTGAACTTAATATATATGAAAATACTGAAAAGCAAGTAGTAGCTTCACAGAAAGAGGTTAAAACTGATAGTAAAGAAAATATATCTAACGAAAACAAACAGTATAATGAAACTTTAGAGGTTAATGAAGATAATAATAATAACCTTGAAGTAGGACAAAATTCTACAGTAGAAGATCAAAAGATAGAGACTCCAAATATAAATCAAGATGATAGTTATATAGCTGAAATAGAGCAGATGATTTTCGAACAAGCAAATCAACAAAGACAAGCTGCTGGATTACAACCATTAAGTTATAATGGAACTATGGAACACTATGCAAGAGCAAAATCTAAGGATATGGGGGTTAGAGGATATTTTGATCATAAAAACCCAGAAGGTCAGCTAATGACAGAACAGATGAGAGCTGATGGAATATCTTACAATGCATGGGGAGAAAACATAGCATACATTAGTGGTATATCAGGAAATAGTAATTTAGCGAATCAATTTATGACAAATTGGATGAATTCATCAGGTCATAGAGCAAATATTTTATCTAATAACTTTACAAGCATTGGTGTTGGAGTGTACAAAATAGGAAATACATATTATGCAACACAAGAATTTTATAGATAA
- a CDS encoding DUF3793 family protein: MEEKQKQFYSVLNSKNNKEYMELYLVYSLAPVIAGFKPSSTINFKRDYRDLYFQWNLHGKKFIKELGLNYIILREHQDYIVVLIYKENTLKEYLLEESNIKFLKKLGYDEKNNLDSWLETLKIRYNKYHCPHEIGLFLGIPIEDVIDFMECTEKKCLMCGYWKVYNDCYKAKEIFSLYDNSKKYIVSKILEGRSTLSLVNDIQTNF; encoded by the coding sequence ATGGAGGAAAAACAAAAGCAATTTTATAGCGTATTAAACTCAAAAAATAATAAAGAATATATGGAGCTTTATTTAGTATATAGTTTAGCCCCAGTAATTGCTGGGTTTAAACCATCATCTACAATTAACTTTAAACGTGATTATAGAGATTTATACTTTCAATGGAATTTACATGGCAAGAAGTTTATAAAAGAGCTGGGGTTAAATTATATAATATTAAGAGAACATCAAGATTATATTGTAGTTCTAATATATAAAGAAAATACATTAAAAGAATATTTATTAGAAGAAAGCAACATTAAATTTTTAAAGAAGTTAGGATATGATGAAAAAAATAATCTAGATTCTTGGCTAGAAACTTTAAAAATAAGATATAATAAATACCATTGTCCACATGAAATAGGATTATTTCTTGGAATTCCAATAGAGGATGTTATAGATTTTATGGAATGTACAGAAAAAAAGTGTTTAATGTGTGGATATTGGAAAGTCTATAATGATTGCTATAAAGCAAAAGAAATATTCAGTTTATATGATAACAGTAAAAAATATATAGTTAGCAAGATACTAGAAGGAAGATCCACACTTTCTCTAGTAAATGATATACAAACAAATTTTTAA
- a CDS encoding flavodoxin, translated as MKIIYWSGTGNTEEMANLIAKGIEKGGKNAELIKVEDASVDSIKEEDTIVLGCSAMGDEVLEEYEMDPFIESISQEVQGKKVALFGSYGWGDGTWMRNWEERMIGYGAEVIKESLIVNNFPEGEDVDRCIEFGLQLAK; from the coding sequence ATGAAAATTATTTATTGGAGTGGTACAGGTAACACAGAAGAGATGGCTAATTTAATAGCTAAGGGTATAGAAAAAGGTGGAAAAAACGCTGAATTAATAAAAGTAGAAGATGCAAGTGTTGATTCCATCAAAGAAGAAGATACAATTGTTTTAGGCTGTTCTGCAATGGGAGATGAAGTATTAGAAGAATACGAAATGGATCCATTTATAGAATCAATAAGTCAAGAAGTTCAAGGTAAAAAAGTTGCTTTATTTGGATCTTATGGATGGGGCGATGGAACTTGGATGAGAAATTGGGAAGAAAGAATGATTGGGTATGGAGCAGAAGTTATTAAAGAAAGCTTAATTGTAAATAATTTTCCAGAAGGTGAAGATGTAGATCGTTGTATAGAATTCGGTTTACAATTAGCTAAATAA
- a CDS encoding 2-phosphosulfolactate phosphatase family protein yields the protein MKVDVIISADHINEESLEGKTVVVIDMLRATSVITTALANGAKKVIPLLTVEEAFDMKEELKSLGESVLLGGERRALKIEGFDCTNSPLEYTSDVVKNNNVVITTTNGTRAITLSLKADEILVGAMINAKAIVDKVKDINKDVVFINAGTNGEFSMDDFICSGYMIYLLSKDKEHDLTDIAKTAKLIYKSNENIIDYIKDARHYNILKTLGLEADLNYCCQKDIIKSVPRYDKNKKSIVI from the coding sequence ATGAAGGTAGATGTAATAATTTCTGCTGATCATATTAATGAAGAAAGCTTAGAAGGAAAGACTGTTGTTGTTATTGATATGCTTAGAGCGACTTCTGTAATAACTACAGCATTAGCAAATGGAGCTAAAAAAGTTATTCCTTTATTAACTGTAGAGGAAGCTTTTGATATGAAAGAAGAGTTAAAGAGTTTAGGAGAGAGCGTATTATTAGGTGGAGAGAGAAGAGCTCTTAAGATAGAAGGATTTGATTGTACTAATTCACCTTTAGAATACACAAGTGATGTTGTTAAGAATAATAATGTAGTAATAACTACAACAAATGGAACTAGAGCTATAACTTTAAGCTTAAAAGCTGATGAGATATTAGTTGGAGCTATGATAAATGCTAAAGCAATAGTAGATAAGGTTAAGGATATAAATAAAGATGTTGTATTTATTAATGCTGGAACAAATGGAGAGTTTTCAATGGATGACTTTATCTGTTCTGGGTATATGATTTATTTATTAAGTAAAGATAAAGAGCATGACTTAACAGACATTGCTAAGACTGCAAAATTAATATATAAATCTAATGAAAATATAATTGATTATATAAAGGATGCTAGACATTATAATATTTTAAAAACATTAGGATTAGAAGCTGATTTAAATTACTGTTGTCAAAAAGACATTATAAAATCAGTACCTAGATATGATAAGAACAAAAAAAGTATAGTTATTTAA
- a CDS encoding TIGR01212 family radical SAM protein (This family includes YhcC from E. coli K-12, an uncharacterized radical SAM protein.), translating into MMKEWNGKRYHSLNYYLRNKFGEKVYKISLDGGFTCPNRDGRVAKGGCTFCSASGSGDYAGSRALSISKQFEDRKEMMEKKWKDGKYIAYFQAYTNTYAPVDVLRQKYEDALKQKGVVALSIATRPDCIDDEIADLLGEINKKTYLWVELGLQTINDDTARNFNRGYDLKVFDESLKKLKDRNIEVVVHTIFGLPGESKEDMLKTVDYVAHSGVQGIKFHLLHLMEGTRMVKQYESGELKLMTQEDYIDTVCKAVTMIPEEMVVHRLTGDAPRELLIGPMWSLKKWEVLNTIDKALEDNDLWQGKNYK; encoded by the coding sequence ATGATGAAAGAGTGGAATGGCAAAAGATATCATAGTTTAAACTATTATCTTAGAAATAAATTTGGAGAAAAAGTATATAAGATTTCTTTAGATGGAGGCTTTACATGCCCAAATAGAGATGGAAGAGTAGCTAAAGGAGGGTGTACTTTCTGTAGTGCAAGTGGATCAGGGGATTATGCAGGAAGCAGAGCTTTATCAATATCTAAACAATTTGAAGATAGAAAAGAAATGATGGAGAAGAAATGGAAAGATGGAAAGTATATAGCGTATTTTCAAGCCTATACTAATACTTACGCTCCAGTAGACGTATTAAGACAAAAATATGAGGATGCATTAAAGCAAAAAGGTGTAGTAGCTTTATCTATAGCAACAAGGCCTGATTGTATAGATGATGAAATTGCAGATTTGTTAGGTGAAATTAACAAAAAGACTTATTTATGGGTAGAACTAGGTTTACAAACTATAAATGATGATACAGCAAGAAATTTCAATAGAGGATATGACTTGAAAGTATTTGATGAGAGTTTAAAGAAGTTAAAGGATAGAAATATTGAAGTTGTAGTTCATACTATATTTGGACTTCCAGGGGAATCTAAGGAGGATATGCTAAAGACAGTAGACTATGTAGCTCATTCAGGAGTACAAGGTATAAAGTTCCACCTTCTTCACTTAATGGAAGGTACAAGAATGGTTAAACAATATGAGTCTGGAGAATTAAAGTTAATGACACAAGAAGATTACATAGATACTGTATGTAAAGCAGTCACTATGATACCAGAAGAAATGGTAGTTCATAGATTAACAGGAGATGCTCCAAGGGAATTATTAATAGGTCCTATGTGGAGTTTGAAAAAATGGGAAGTACTTAATACAATAGATAAAGCATTAGAAGATAATGATCTATGGCAAGGAAAAAACTATAAATAG
- a CDS encoding transporter → MRKELTKIFQIAVVFIGTIVGAGLASGQEITEFFTSYGVASFIGIIICGIFYIAMGTIVSKISIKYRLNSYSDVIRVVSPNILGKATGVITTLYLISSASIILAGSGALIHQFFGIPKIVGSLIMIAIAIFFLLRDTDGLIEVNSFIVPTLIITITLITVLYILFCKDMLSFDFITNFEPRKTGITKSTILYAGYNVLCCLGVLVPISNQVRKPKTMFYGITLGAVGLASLCFAINLLLMVNQPYIFEYEIPLLFVAQRFGSIVQALLLVVIWLEMFSTEVSDVYSISKTLEQTFKIDFKKGIFIIIAIALPISQIGFSKLIGKLYPFFGLLSLIFIFQTIYFYFKHKKELDTL, encoded by the coding sequence ATGCGAAAGGAATTAACTAAAATTTTTCAAATTGCAGTTGTATTTATAGGTACAATTGTGGGTGCTGGATTAGCTTCTGGCCAAGAAATAACAGAATTTTTTACGTCTTATGGTGTAGCAAGTTTTATAGGAATAATTATTTGTGGTATTTTTTATATAGCAATGGGTACTATTGTATCTAAAATCAGTATAAAATATAGACTTAATTCCTATAGTGATGTTATACGTGTAGTAAGTCCTAATATTTTAGGTAAAGCAACTGGTGTAATTACTACTCTATATTTGATTTCTAGTGCATCTATAATCTTAGCCGGTAGTGGTGCATTAATTCATCAATTTTTTGGAATACCCAAAATTGTTGGTTCTTTAATTATGATAGCAATAGCTATTTTCTTTTTACTTAGAGATACTGATGGACTAATAGAAGTTAACTCTTTTATAGTTCCAACATTAATAATTACCATAACTCTTATAACTGTTCTTTATATTTTATTCTGTAAAGATATGCTTTCTTTTGACTTTATTACTAACTTTGAGCCTAGAAAAACAGGAATAACTAAATCTACAATTTTATATGCAGGTTATAATGTACTTTGCTGTTTAGGTGTTTTAGTTCCTATTAGTAACCAAGTAAGAAAACCTAAAACTATGTTTTATGGAATTACTTTAGGAGCTGTTGGATTAGCTTCTCTTTGCTTTGCAATTAATCTATTATTAATGGTTAATCAACCATATATATTTGAATATGAGATTCCACTTTTATTTGTTGCTCAAAGATTTGGAAGTATAGTTCAAGCATTATTACTAGTAGTTATTTGGCTTGAAATGTTTTCTACTGAAGTTTCTGATGTTTATTCAATCAGTAAGACCTTAGAGCAAACTTTTAAAATTGATTTTAAAAAAGGGATATTTATAATTATAGCCATAGCTTTACCAATTTCTCAAATAGGTTTCTCTAAATTAATTGGTAAATTGTATCCGTTCTTTGGTCTACTTAGTTTGATATTTATATTCCAAACAATATATTTTTATTTTAAACATAAAAAAGAATTAGATACCCTATAA